The region AGATTGTTGGTGTAGATCCGGGCATATCAGAAGCAGTTACCTGAACCCCTGCAGCCTTTCCTTGTATTGCCTGTGTTGGATTTAAAACTTTAGTTCTGTTAACTTCTTCACTGTTGATAGAACTAATTGACGTGGTATTATCTACCTTCTTTCTACTACCGTAACCAATCATTACTACTTCTTCAATAGCTTTTTCTTTGGTTACAGTGTCATTTTTTTTGGTTTGTGCGTGTAAATCTGCGCCAAAATAAAAGGCTGCTATCAGACACGAAACCTGTAACACTTTTTTGTTCATACTAATTCTTTACTTTAACTTACATTCAATTGTCTCCAAAAAAGACTATATCAAATATATATTAATTTCTCTTAACATTACAACAACTTTTTTTAACATTTTATTATAAAAAAATAAAAACCCCTTAAAAAAGGGGTTTTATATTGTTCTATAAGCCAAATAATTAATGTTCTACTCTGAGTGTTCTTTTGCGAAGAAGCAGTACCAGATTAAGGAATATAAGAAGAAAATCTAAAGTAATCCAAATGGCTTCTGTAACCGTATCGTTAACATAAGCATTAACTTTTTTGACACCCAAATCTGACAAACGCTGACTTTGATTAATATAATTTCGTACCTCTACCAGCTGATCTTCATTTTTGTTCACAACAGCATGTTGAGAAAAATATACCAGCTTTTTCTTCCCTATAAAGCCCATTAACCAATATTCATCGGAATTTTTCACATTAAAATATTCTATCCTGTAATATCCGGATCTTATAGTACCTAAATGATTGACAACGTCTCCTGCTTCCGGGCTTTTATTTATTCTTACCGTATAAAAATCTATTGGCTGCTGTAAATTATTGATGATTTGCACCGACAATGAATTATCTGTAAGCCTCGGAAAGCTTTTTTTGAAAAACCACCAGCTAAAGAAAGCAATTCCTCCGATAGTAATAATCCAGCGAAGTATTTTTATAGAAATTGCCAATCTCCCCGTTCTTATTGTGGACAACAATAAAGAAAGACAAAGAAATATAAAGAGTATTATGGTAATAGCGTAGATCATAATTTTCAACAAAAATAAGATTTTCTGTGGAATAGCTCTACACTACTGCATTCCATTCGTCATAAAATTGCTGTAGAAAGTTTTCCATATACTGATGCCTTATTGCTGCCATTTCTTTTCCGGTATTAGTATTCATCATCCCTTCCAACAATAGAAGCTTTTCATAAAAATGGTTAATGGTAGTACCAGAAGATTTCTTGTATTCTTCTTTCGACAAATTAAGCCTTGGTTCTTCCCCCGGAATATGGATAGGATTATTTTTAAAACCGCCGAAATTGAAAACTCTTGCAATTCCTATTGCCCCGATAGCATCCAGACGATCCGCATCCTGAACTACCTGTAATTCTATTGGCTTTTCTTTAGGTGCTTCATTTCTGTTCTTAAAAGATATATTTCTGATAATAAAGATTACCTGCTGAATAGTATCTACGTCTACACTCTCACTTTCTAAAAAAGCTGTTGCTGTATCCGGACCTATATTTTCATCACCATTATGAAATTTAGGATCCGCGATATCATGTAATAATGCTCCTAACTCAACAACTTCCGTATTACATTTTTCTGTCTCGGCAATCTTTTTAGAAAGCTTCCATACTCTTTCAATATGAAACCAGTCGTGCCCAGCTTCTGCCCCTTCAAGTTTTTTCTTTACAAATTCAATTGTTTTAGAAATTAAATCACTCATTAATTAAATTTTATTGTTTGATTATCAATTACCGGAAATAGAAATTTTGTTGTTAAAAACAGATTAAAAGCCAAAGACCTGCTTCTAAAATCAGAAGAATTAAAATTCATTTTCCGACCACAACAAATATACATTGTAACATTATAAAAACAGAATATTAATCCTAGAAAAATTATCTGATTTACTGTATCTCATTCAGGATAATTTTCCATAATTTCCTGTTATAGCTACGGAAAAAATTGATATGTCCTATTTCTCCTTTTTCAGATTCTGACACCTTTATAAGTCTGTAGGTAGGCTTCATATTCGGGTAAGTATCATTCAGCAGACTCTTAACACCTTTTTCTGTTAGCCATACATCATCCTCTGCACGGATTACAAAAACTTTATGGTTAAGACTTTCGGCAAAGCTTTCTGTACGCTCCAAGAGTTTATTTGTAGATTTTTTATTCAGAATTAATTTCCTCCAATCGAAAGCATTTCCTTTTGGCAGACTTTCTCCCAGCCCAAACCATTGTGCCGGAAAATAGCCGAATAATCTTGTAATTAAAGGTTGTACAAGTCCAAACCCCAGATAGGCTTCAATTCTGGTCTTCCATTTGAGGTTTCCAACGTATGCATTCTGGGTTCCAACAAAAATAAATTTCTCAAATATTTCCGAATCAGCATTCATTCCCAGTATCAGAGCGCCTACAGAATGCCCCAAACAGTATTTCTGATAATCAGAAAAGTTTTCTTTGATATAAGCTGTAATAATTCCGAAGTCTTCTTTACCCCATAAAACAGCATCAGAATTAAAGTTCCGCATATCTAAAGGTTTAGAGAGTCCTATTCCCCGATAATCATAAGTAATAACAGTAAAGGAATTTTCAGCAAAATATTGGGCAATGGCAAAATAAACCTGCTGCTTCACTCCAGTTGCAGAATTAATGAGTACTAATTTCCCATTACTTTTATCGGGTTGAAAAAGATGGGCTATAATATTAACACCATCCCGGGTTTTCAGAATTACTTCCTTCATATCGTTGGTAAAGAAAAAATCCACTTAAAGGTGGATTTTTATTCTCAATATAATATATTTTATTCAGACTTTCTGTATGCAGTAAATAGCTTAAAAGCTGAAATCTTTCAGATATGGTAATCCTTTTTGAGAACCTTTATTAGCAGATGCTTTCAGAGATACTTCATTACCAAATCTTACACATTCGTCTATTTCATTTCCATGGCAAAGAGCAATTGCAAAACCTGAAGTAAATGCATCTCCCATTCCCATTTTATATGCAATAGTATCCGGTGCATTACGGTAGTACTTCATTTCCTCACCATTAAAATAAACGGTAGAGTTAGTATCATCCCGAATAAATAATTTATTCGGCAGCTTTTTCAGTACTTTATCACGTCCCTCTTCTCCGAATACAACAGACAAATCATTGCTTTTAATAACAATAAAGTCTGCTTTCTCAGCAATATCTTCTCCTATAAACTTTGCAGGTGAAGCATACAGCCCAATTTTGGTATGATGCTTTTTGCATATTTCAAAAAGATATTCTACTACCTCTACCGGAATTTCCAGCTGTGTTAATACTATATCTGCTTCTGCAATTTCTGCTTCTGCTTTGTCTATATCATCTGTGGTTATAAAATTATTAGCAGCCGGCGCTACTATAATACTGATTTTACCATGTGCAGAAGTAACATAAGCCGTACCTGTAGGATAATCTGAAGTTTCCTCTACAAAATTGACATTTACCCCTTCATTAACGAGATTTTCCAGTACATGCTTGCCGTTAGTATCTTTACCAACACATCCCACAAAATGTACCTTAGCGCCTAGCCTGCTGGCTCCTACTGCCTGATTCGCTCCCTTTCCCCCAAAGAAATTTTCGGTTTGGGTAGCCAATACTGTTTCATTGATACGCGGGTGATGCTCGGTAGTAAGCACCAAGTCTATTGATGAACTTCCTACTACTACAATTTTGGGTATATGATTTGAAAATTTCATTATAATACTATCAAAAAAAATTCAAGGACTAATCTACTACTATTTCGATAAATTCAGTAATTAATTTTACAGGGATACCATTTACATCATAGGCTATATAACTCGCATAGAAGCCCTCTCCAAATCCAGTTTCAAAGGCAAAGATGTTATTATCTTTATCCAAGTAGGGCTTTAGTAGTGCATATTGGTGTACAGCACCATCCTGCTCATAAAAATGTTCATGGAAAAATTCTGCATAAATTCCTTCAAAATCATCTGCTTTTTTCTGAAACATTTCCTGTTCCAAAGCATTGAGTAGCTTTTGGGTTTCATAGTCCATAAAACAGCCCATTCCGCTTTCTACAGGATATCCGAATACTTCTCCTTCGGCTAAATCTTTTACATTCTGGCCTTTTGTTGTTGCCAGTTTCCAATCTGTAATCTTAGCCTCCTGAAATACAACTTCAGCATAAGCAACACAATTACTTTCCCTTTCTTTATGGATATTTACAGCAAATTCCCCTGTTGGAAATTTTTGATCAAAAGCTTCCTTATCTGGTGTAATCAGCGGATCACTGGCCACAATTTCTCCTGTGGTAATTACCAGTTTTCCTGCATCAAAACTTTCCAGCAATGGTGACTCTACAAAATTCTTAGAAAAAAGCTTCTGTATGTTTTCTATATGATTCATTACGATTCAATAATAATTAAAGATAAAATAAAAAAGACCCAAAAAACGAATGTTCTCAAGTCTTTTTTATTTTTTATGAAAGATGACTTATTATAAAGTTTTCAGTTTCTCTTCCAATAATGTTATTTTATCCTGAGCATCTTTTTGTTTTTTCAGCTCATTATCTACAACTTGTCGTGGAGCTCCAGCCATGAATTTTTCATTACTAAGCTTCTTTTCAACAGAGATAAGGAAACCTTTCAGATACTTCAGTTCTTCTTCTGTTTTGGTTTTCTCCTCACCCAGATCAAGATTCTCACTCAACGGAATA is a window of Elizabethkingia anophelis R26 DNA encoding:
- a CDS encoding HD domain-containing protein; protein product: MSDLISKTIEFVKKKLEGAEAGHDWFHIERVWKLSKKIAETEKCNTEVVELGALLHDIADPKFHNGDENIGPDTATAFLESESVDVDTIQQVIFIIRNISFKNRNEAPKEKPIELQVVQDADRLDAIGAIGIARVFNFGGFKNNPIHIPGEEPRLNLSKEEYKKSSGTTINHFYEKLLLLEGMMNTNTGKEMAAIRHQYMENFLQQFYDEWNAVV
- a CDS encoding alpha/beta hydrolase family protein, which translates into the protein MKEVILKTRDGVNIIAHLFQPDKSNGKLVLINSATGVKQQVYFAIAQYFAENSFTVITYDYRGIGLSKPLDMRNFNSDAVLWGKEDFGIITAYIKENFSDYQKYCLGHSVGALILGMNADSEIFEKFIFVGTQNAYVGNLKWKTRIEAYLGFGLVQPLITRLFGYFPAQWFGLGESLPKGNAFDWRKLILNKKSTNKLLERTESFAESLNHKVFVIRAEDDVWLTEKGVKSLLNDTYPNMKPTYRLIKVSESEKGEIGHINFFRSYNRKLWKIILNEIQ
- a CDS encoding ribokinase; this translates as MKFSNHIPKIVVVGSSSIDLVLTTEHHPRINETVLATQTENFFGGKGANQAVGASRLGAKVHFVGCVGKDTNGKHVLENLVNEGVNVNFVEETSDYPTGTAYVTSAHGKISIIVAPAANNFITTDDIDKAEAEIAEADIVLTQLEIPVEVVEYLFEICKKHHTKIGLYASPAKFIGEDIAEKADFIVIKSNDLSVVFGEEGRDKVLKKLPNKLFIRDDTNSTVYFNGEEMKYYRNAPDTIAYKMGMGDAFTSGFAIALCHGNEIDECVRFGNEVSLKASANKGSQKGLPYLKDFSF
- a CDS encoding DUF4241 domain-containing protein produces the protein MNHIENIQKLFSKNFVESPLLESFDAGKLVITTGEIVASDPLITPDKEAFDQKFPTGEFAVNIHKERESNCVAYAEVVFQEAKITDWKLATTKGQNVKDLAEGEVFGYPVESGMGCFMDYETQKLLNALEQEMFQKKADDFEGIYAEFFHEHFYEQDGAVHQYALLKPYLDKDNNIFAFETGFGEGFYASYIAYDVNGIPVKLITEFIEIVVD